The following proteins are encoded in a genomic region of Spirosoma sp. SC4-14:
- a CDS encoding OmpH family outer membrane protein, translating into MKNASLILNVILTIAVAVLYYLHFKDHQSETAPATAIPAEAKGKAIVYVNVDSLLTKYDYFKDTQKVLESKRFQLENELTTKGRNLQNKVAFFQQRAATMTQEQGRATEASLQKEQQDILAYRERAAQNLALEEQEKNKELYDRIFDYLKKQNAQNKYEFVLGFTKGGGILFADTDNDQTSKILEGLNKEYQSTQTPKQPKK; encoded by the coding sequence GTGAAGAATGCCTCATTAATTCTGAACGTCATCTTGACAATCGCCGTAGCTGTTCTCTATTATCTTCATTTTAAAGATCATCAGTCCGAAACCGCTCCTGCCACAGCCATTCCTGCCGAAGCAAAAGGCAAAGCTATAGTGTATGTGAATGTAGATTCGCTGCTAACAAAATACGACTATTTTAAAGACACGCAGAAAGTGCTGGAAAGCAAACGTTTCCAACTCGAAAACGAATTGACGACAAAAGGACGTAATCTGCAAAATAAAGTAGCCTTCTTTCAGCAACGGGCGGCTACTATGACTCAGGAACAAGGTCGGGCCACTGAGGCATCGCTTCAGAAAGAGCAGCAGGACATTCTGGCTTACCGCGAGCGGGCAGCCCAAAACCTGGCCCTGGAAGAGCAGGAGAAAAATAAAGAGCTATATGACCGGATTTTCGACTACCTGAAAAAGCAAAATGCTCAAAACAAATATGAGTTTGTACTGGGCTTTACTAAAGGGGGAGGAATCCTTTTTGCTGATACCGACAACGACCAGACCAGCAAAATTCTGGAGGGCCTGAATAAAGAGTACCAGAGCACCCAGACGCCTAAGCAGCCTAAAAAATAG
- a CDS encoding RagB/SusD family nutrient uptake outer membrane protein has product MKSTYWTTGIVTMGLFFGCSTSSLDKINPNQIITESYYKTADELVKGVNATYAIWQSANLVAREWWFLHDLRSDDVATGGGQLEAPRNQLLIGAQNPGNSVAFAVWNGLYRAIHRANVVIDNAANGTDNPTLTKRAVAEAKFLRAMAYFDLVTLWGSAPLYTSYVTAVDGTKPKASVEEIYTLLTTDLQAIQTDLPASYAGADLGRATKGAAQALLARIYMQKGDYANAKTQLQAIISSGLYKLTDEYNDNFIEETEFNSESIFEIGYSKIGDFNWDADGNDNGANETMARSQEYSAIGWRNLIPSDGLLADYENTAKGDTKTDPRLKYNFYFIGDTYNNGNNVLMESQVQGNTSMFNGTAQKISWRKYTAMYKNNETYYTSGINMRLIRYAEVLLMMAEAENETGNSANAITLLNQIRARKSVAMPAYPTANYPVNSKDEVFRTIVHEKRVEQAGEQIRNRDILRWRAQNKLKTEPISYFAKGKQELLPIPQQELDNNSKLTQQDQNPGY; this is encoded by the coding sequence ATGAAATCGACATACTGGACAACAGGTATAGTGACCATGGGACTGTTCTTCGGATGCAGCACCAGCAGCCTTGACAAAATAAATCCGAATCAGATTATTACCGAGAGTTATTACAAAACCGCGGATGAGTTAGTAAAGGGCGTTAATGCCACCTATGCAATCTGGCAAAGCGCCAATCTGGTTGCCCGCGAGTGGTGGTTTCTGCACGACCTCCGCTCCGACGATGTAGCCACAGGTGGCGGGCAGCTCGAAGCCCCCCGAAACCAGTTGTTGATTGGCGCACAAAATCCCGGAAACTCCGTTGCCTTTGCCGTCTGGAATGGCCTATATCGGGCTATTCACCGGGCCAATGTCGTAATTGACAATGCTGCGAACGGAACCGACAACCCAACGCTCACCAAACGGGCAGTCGCGGAAGCCAAATTTCTGCGGGCAATGGCCTATTTCGATCTGGTTACACTTTGGGGTAGCGCTCCGCTTTACACCAGCTACGTAACCGCTGTAGACGGCACTAAACCCAAGGCTTCAGTTGAGGAGATTTATACCTTACTCACAACCGACTTACAGGCGATTCAGACCGATTTGCCAGCATCGTATGCTGGGGCCGATCTGGGGCGTGCTACCAAAGGAGCCGCTCAGGCATTGCTGGCCCGCATATACATGCAAAAAGGCGATTATGCCAACGCAAAAACGCAGCTTCAGGCAATTATCAGTTCGGGCCTATATAAGTTGACCGATGAGTATAACGACAATTTCATTGAAGAAACCGAGTTCAACTCTGAATCTATTTTTGAAATTGGCTATTCTAAAATTGGTGACTTCAACTGGGATGCCGACGGCAACGATAATGGTGCTAATGAAACAATGGCCCGAAGCCAGGAATATTCGGCTATTGGATGGCGCAATCTGATCCCTTCGGATGGCCTGTTGGCCGACTATGAAAACACGGCCAAAGGCGACACCAAAACCGATCCCCGCCTGAAATACAACTTCTATTTCATTGGAGATACCTACAACAACGGCAATAACGTCCTGATGGAATCGCAGGTGCAGGGTAATACGTCTATGTTTAACGGTACGGCTCAGAAAATCAGTTGGCGCAAATACACCGCCATGTACAAAAACAACGAGACCTATTACACTTCGGGCATCAACATGCGGCTGATTCGTTACGCCGAAGTGTTGCTGATGATGGCCGAAGCAGAAAATGAAACAGGCAACTCTGCCAATGCCATTACGTTGCTCAATCAGATTCGGGCCCGGAAGAGCGTGGCGATGCCTGCTTACCCAACGGCCAACTACCCCGTAAACAGCAAGGACGAAGTGTTCCGCACTATTGTTCACGAGAAACGGGTAGAACAGGCTGGTGAGCAGATTCGCAATCGGGATATTCTGCGCTGGCGAGCCCAGAACAAACTAAAAACTGAGCCTATTTCCTACTTCGCAAAAGGGAAACAGGAGCTTCTACCCATACCACAACAAGAGTTAGACAACAACAGCAAACTAACTCAACAAGACCAAAATCCGGGCTATTAG
- a CDS encoding HNH endonuclease codes for MGRKVLVLNQDYSALSICSVPKAFLLVFLEKAELIAESEQFMLRTVSAEFPMPSVIRLHRYVSLPYKGVMLTRQNIFKRDGHHCQYCGTSEDLTLDHVLPKSRGGKTSWDNLATACKRCNSRKGDYTPEEANMKLRQKPFRPTFLVFLREFSGSIEQSWMPFLSKKEKAFQ; via the coding sequence ATGGGCAGGAAAGTATTAGTCTTAAATCAAGATTACAGTGCACTCAGCATCTGCTCCGTTCCAAAAGCATTTTTGCTGGTTTTTTTAGAAAAAGCTGAACTCATCGCCGAATCCGAGCAATTTATGCTCCGAACCGTCTCAGCGGAGTTCCCGATGCCGTCGGTTATCCGGTTACATCGATACGTGAGTCTGCCCTACAAAGGCGTAATGCTTACCCGGCAGAATATTTTCAAGCGCGACGGACACCATTGCCAGTACTGCGGAACCTCAGAAGACCTGACGCTCGACCACGTTCTGCCAAAATCGCGAGGAGGAAAAACCAGTTGGGATAATCTCGCTACCGCCTGCAAACGATGCAACTCCCGTAAAGGCGACTATACCCCCGAAGAGGCTAATATGAAATTGCGTCAGAAACCGTTTAGGCCAACATTTTTAGTATTCCTGCGCGAATTTTCGGGCTCTATCGAACAGAGCTGGATGCCATTTTTAAGCAAAAAAGAAAAAGCGTTTCAATAG
- a CDS encoding FecR domain-containing protein, translating to MTESLLQRYFTNQVSPDEARRVLDWFTTEEGRLYLTTRLNNQLGAADWHAPPDVPAPDADQLLNAIRQRIASAQSQPTIRRINWFSQPIRWAAVFVGALLLATGTFFGYRALNPADLVEHTAFGKTTRLTLPDGSTVALNGNSCLRYAPSWKSGQTREVWLEGEGFFQVTHQRNHERFVVHLPNKLNIEVLGTQFNVLARKSHAKVVLTTGKIQLDVGNQTSQKLVMHPGDLVYADVATKEYYRRRVDAEAQSAWRTGKLKFDGITLLEVAQMLEDTYGVQITITDPDLRRQTLSGTIPNQSMQTILNGLSTVFDLRITQHTNQITIQRTSHPDHE from the coding sequence ATGACCGAATCATTACTCCAACGGTACTTTACCAATCAGGTAAGCCCCGACGAAGCTCGGCGCGTACTTGATTGGTTTACTACTGAAGAAGGTCGGCTGTATCTGACTACCCGACTCAATAATCAACTCGGTGCTGCCGACTGGCATGCCCCGCCAGACGTTCCTGCTCCCGATGCCGACCAACTGCTCAATGCCATCAGGCAACGTATTGCGTCGGCCCAATCTCAACCAACCATACGCCGGATTAACTGGTTCAGCCAGCCTATACGATGGGCCGCCGTTTTTGTGGGGGCTCTCTTACTGGCCACGGGTACCTTTTTTGGCTATCGGGCGCTAAACCCAGCCGATCTGGTCGAGCACACCGCCTTTGGCAAAACAACCCGGCTCACGCTACCCGATGGCTCCACTGTTGCCCTTAACGGCAACAGTTGTCTGCGCTATGCGCCTTCCTGGAAAAGTGGACAGACTCGCGAGGTCTGGCTGGAAGGAGAAGGGTTCTTTCAGGTTACCCATCAACGCAATCACGAACGGTTTGTAGTCCATTTGCCAAACAAACTAAACATCGAAGTGCTGGGAACTCAGTTCAATGTGCTGGCCCGTAAGAGCCACGCCAAAGTAGTGCTGACCACTGGGAAAATCCAGCTCGATGTCGGAAATCAGACCAGCCAAAAACTAGTAATGCACCCGGGCGATCTGGTTTATGCCGACGTAGCTACTAAAGAATATTATCGCAGACGAGTCGATGCAGAAGCGCAGTCGGCCTGGCGAACAGGCAAACTGAAATTCGACGGAATCACCCTGCTGGAAGTAGCTCAGATGCTGGAAGACACCTACGGAGTACAGATAACAATTACCGATCCGGACTTACGGCGCCAAACGCTATCGGGCACGATACCGAACCAATCGATGCAAACCATCCTGAATGGTCTATCGACCGTATTTGACTTGCGAATTACTCAACATACTAATCAGATCACGATTCAACGTACTAGCCACCCTGATCATGAATAA
- the smpB gene encoding SsrA-binding protein SmpB, producing the protein MASASIIKQVDIRNRRASFEYSFLETYTAGIVLTGTEIKSVRQGKVNLQDAYCLIHGEELFIRQMNISLYTEGTHYNHEPLRDRKLLLTKREIKRLTEKLKDQGLTIVPIRLFTNDRGFAKIEIALAKGKKLYDKRDSIKEREVTRDLQRERY; encoded by the coding sequence ATGGCCTCTGCTTCTATCATTAAACAGGTTGACATTCGCAACCGCCGGGCATCGTTTGAATACTCGTTTCTGGAAACGTATACAGCTGGTATTGTGCTGACAGGTACCGAAATAAAATCAGTCCGTCAGGGCAAAGTAAATTTACAGGATGCCTACTGCCTTATTCATGGCGAGGAGTTGTTTATTCGCCAGATGAATATTTCGTTATATACAGAAGGTACACACTATAATCATGAACCACTGCGCGATCGGAAACTATTGCTGACAAAGCGGGAAATTAAACGCCTTACCGAAAAACTGAAGGATCAGGGGCTGACGATTGTACCAATTCGGCTGTTTACAAACGACCGGGGGTTTGCGAAAATAGAAATTGCCCTGGCAAAAGGTAAAAAGCTTTACGATAAACGCGATAGCATTAAAGAACGGGAGGTAACACGCGATTTACAGCGGGAACGTTACTGA
- a CDS encoding TonB-dependent receptor: protein MNKQLIVLGSLLLVGTLPVRAQLLASSTRYASYLTQAADTRQLTLRSALAELEQHFGVSFIYPTNLVDTKVQMPIRHSQNLEAELTYLLTNKDLTYRKVQPKFYAIVSTKEKNSKLFRKIEQIETKTSPDQASAPISLPDRTLDKLERIGWSMTSGNPQADITGKVTDKNGQGIPGVSVVIKGTNRGTTTDVQGNYALNAANNATLVFSFVGYVSQEVAVANRSRVNVTLIDDVKALSEVVVVGYGTQKRASVTGAISSISAQEVTQLPVPSVEQAIQGRVPGVNVVSNGSPGETPIVRIRGIGSINYAANPLYVIDGFPTSDLNNFDTRDIESVDVLKDASSAAIYGSRAANGVIIITTKKGSSDGKLHVSYDGYVGTQSAWRQLDLLNRDEYIQYGTALRTNAGQPVPARFANMNQPIYAGATQTYAQTDTDWQKAMFRNAPITQHSVQLSGGNEKSRFYSSMGYFDQQGIMIGTGYKRGNFRINSDHTISKRFSFGQSLTISYDDKLNEVSAGGRTQVQNMIRMTPYMPIEDPTLLGGYRGPDGSDGSDPQNPVRAALQDQSNTQRMKILGSAYLDVKLFDGLTYRIRGGIDYVSARTYSFLPIYNESFNARALASLSDDRYTYTSPLISNQLTYEKTFGKHTINVVAVAERQAGRMLEIVGTGQASSNTIRELNAIISTSAGLTGTRSENVLLSYVGRLNYEYAGKYLLGATFRRDGSSRFAPGKKWGNFPSVSAGWRISEEPFLKNVPTISELKIRASYGTMGFNGIGDYSWQVAVSQNTNAIIGGDTRTQGTYFDRLGNTDLSWEVTKMSNFGLDLGLLNNSITLSAEVYQRNTDGLILNQPIAPSIGYTQSPIVNVGSMRNNGVEFQLGYNKSKGALRFNASGNISFIRNKVLSLGPTVSPLLNGANADYGGFDITRTEAGQPIQYFYGWKVAGIFQSADEVKAAPTQDNAQPGDLRFVDANGDGKIDASDRVNLGSFLPNFTYGLNLSANYRGFDASLFFQGVQGNKIYNGVKVIEQGMLRLFNAGTDVLRAWTPTNTNTDVPRAVDGDPNGNSRTSDRFIEDGSYLRLKNLSIGYTIPVAALQSFSRGTLSRARIYVASTNLLTFTKYTGYDPEVGSRSNGTLTNGIDYGQFPQARTLMVGLQLGF from the coding sequence ATGAATAAACAACTAATCGTACTGGGGTCGTTGCTATTGGTTGGGACTTTACCAGTCCGAGCGCAACTTCTTGCCTCAAGCACCCGATATGCTTCTTACCTGACTCAGGCCGCAGACACCCGGCAACTTACATTACGCAGCGCATTAGCTGAACTAGAACAACACTTTGGGGTTTCGTTCATCTACCCTACCAACCTGGTCGATACCAAAGTGCAGATGCCCATCCGCCATAGCCAGAATCTGGAAGCAGAGTTAACCTACCTCCTGACCAATAAAGACCTGACCTATCGGAAAGTGCAGCCCAAATTTTACGCTATCGTTTCAACCAAGGAAAAAAACAGTAAGCTTTTTCGAAAAATCGAGCAAATCGAAACCAAAACCAGTCCCGATCAGGCATCAGCCCCAATAAGCCTACCCGACCGAACACTGGACAAACTGGAACGCATTGGCTGGTCGATGACATCTGGTAATCCACAGGCCGATATTACCGGCAAAGTAACCGACAAAAATGGTCAGGGCATTCCGGGAGTAAGTGTGGTCATCAAAGGGACAAACCGGGGAACAACCACCGACGTACAGGGAAATTACGCCCTGAACGCAGCCAATAATGCCACATTGGTATTCAGCTTTGTAGGTTATGTATCGCAGGAAGTTGCCGTGGCCAATCGGAGCCGGGTTAACGTAACCTTAATCGACGATGTAAAAGCGCTAAGCGAAGTTGTTGTTGTAGGCTATGGAACGCAGAAACGGGCATCGGTAACGGGTGCCATTTCATCTATTTCAGCGCAGGAAGTAACGCAGTTACCCGTTCCAAGTGTTGAACAGGCTATTCAGGGGCGCGTACCGGGCGTCAATGTGGTTTCCAATGGATCGCCAGGCGAAACACCTATTGTTCGCATCCGGGGGATTGGCTCAATCAACTACGCAGCTAATCCATTGTACGTTATCGACGGTTTCCCAACAAGCGATCTGAATAACTTCGACACGCGGGATATTGAATCGGTCGATGTACTGAAAGATGCTTCCTCTGCCGCTATCTACGGTTCACGGGCGGCAAATGGTGTCATCATTATTACAACAAAAAAAGGGTCTTCCGACGGAAAACTGCACGTGAGTTACGACGGTTACGTAGGTACCCAAAGCGCCTGGCGCCAGCTCGACCTGCTGAATCGCGACGAATATATTCAGTATGGTACAGCTCTTCGCACCAATGCGGGCCAACCCGTACCCGCCCGCTTTGCCAATATGAACCAGCCAATCTACGCGGGTGCTACGCAAACCTATGCCCAAACGGACACCGATTGGCAAAAAGCCATGTTCCGCAATGCTCCCATTACGCAGCACAGTGTTCAGTTGTCGGGCGGAAATGAGAAGTCACGGTTTTATTCGTCGATGGGCTATTTCGATCAGCAGGGAATTATGATCGGTACGGGCTACAAACGGGGCAATTTCCGCATCAACTCCGACCATACGATCAGCAAACGATTCTCGTTCGGGCAATCGCTGACGATTTCATACGACGACAAACTCAACGAAGTAAGTGCCGGTGGGCGGACGCAGGTGCAGAACATGATCCGTATGACACCCTACATGCCTATTGAAGATCCTACCTTACTCGGCGGCTATCGAGGTCCCGATGGTTCTGATGGCTCCGACCCACAAAATCCCGTACGGGCGGCTTTACAGGATCAGAGCAATACCCAACGCATGAAAATTTTAGGAAGCGCTTATCTGGATGTGAAGCTGTTTGACGGTCTGACCTACCGGATTCGGGGCGGTATCGACTACGTGTCGGCCCGGACGTATTCGTTCCTGCCGATCTATAACGAAAGCTTCAACGCCAGAGCCCTCGCCAGTCTATCCGATGATCGTTACACCTATACTTCCCCTTTGATTTCTAACCAGTTAACGTATGAGAAGACGTTTGGCAAACATACCATCAATGTGGTAGCAGTAGCCGAGCGTCAGGCCGGCCGAATGCTCGAAATTGTTGGTACGGGCCAGGCGTCTTCAAATACGATTCGCGAATTAAACGCCATCATCAGCACTAGTGCGGGCCTGACAGGTACCCGTTCAGAGAATGTGCTGCTGTCGTATGTAGGGCGTCTTAATTACGAATACGCGGGTAAATATCTGTTGGGGGCCACGTTCCGGCGCGACGGCTCGTCACGCTTCGCACCTGGCAAAAAGTGGGGTAACTTCCCCTCAGTTTCGGCCGGTTGGCGCATCAGCGAAGAGCCTTTCCTGAAAAATGTACCAACCATTTCAGAATTAAAAATCCGGGCCAGCTACGGTACAATGGGCTTCAATGGCATCGGAGATTATTCGTGGCAGGTAGCGGTATCCCAAAATACCAATGCCATAATTGGGGGCGATACCCGAACGCAGGGCACCTACTTCGACAGGCTCGGCAATACCGACCTGAGTTGGGAGGTTACCAAAATGAGCAACTTTGGGCTTGATCTGGGTCTGCTCAATAATAGCATTACTCTGTCGGCCGAAGTGTATCAGCGCAACACCGATGGATTGATACTGAATCAACCGATTGCACCTTCCATTGGCTATACACAATCGCCGATTGTGAACGTGGGTAGTATGCGCAACAACGGGGTCGAGTTTCAGTTGGGTTATAATAAATCGAAAGGAGCGTTGCGGTTTAATGCATCCGGCAATATCAGTTTTATACGAAACAAAGTGCTCAGTCTGGGGCCAACTGTATCGCCCCTGCTCAATGGAGCCAATGCCGACTATGGCGGCTTCGACATTACCCGCACCGAAGCAGGGCAACCAATCCAATATTTCTACGGCTGGAAAGTAGCCGGGATTTTCCAGAGTGCCGACGAGGTTAAAGCCGCTCCCACGCAGGATAACGCTCAACCAGGCGATTTGCGGTTTGTTGATGCCAACGGCGATGGTAAGATTGACGCCAGCGACCGGGTCAATCTGGGTAGCTTTCTGCCTAACTTTACCTATGGTCTTAACCTTTCGGCCAATTACCGGGGTTTCGATGCATCACTGTTCTTTCAGGGGGTGCAGGGCAACAAAATTTACAACGGCGTAAAAGTTATTGAACAAGGAATGCTCCGGTTATTCAATGCCGGAACCGACGTACTGCGCGCCTGGACGCCCACCAATACCAACACTGATGTTCCGCGCGCTGTTGATGGCGACCCCAACGGCAACTCTCGCACATCGGATCGGTTTATTGAAGATGGCTCGTATCTACGACTCAAAAACCTCTCCATTGGCTATACAATACCTGTTGCAGCCCTGCAGTCGTTCTCGCGTGGCACCCTTAGCCGGGCACGCATCTACGTAGCCTCTACAAACCTACTGACGTTCACCAAGTATACGGGCTATGACCCAGAGGTCGGCTCCCGCTCGAACGGTACGCTTACCAACGGTATCGACTACGGTCAGTTCCCACAGGCTCGTACATTGATGGTTGGTCTACAACTTGGTTTTTAA
- a CDS encoding penicillin acylase family protein, protein MRYLKAVLISLVTVLLIWALNRSWGAVPAFGALLSPFTGFWQNAESVRDSDEEIDLKGTQAPVTVVFDDMAVPHVFAQNDHDVYFAQGYLTARDRLWQMEFQTHAAAGRLSEVVGERALPLDRFNREIGMGYGAEQALKAMMSDDTAKLIVEAYTAGVNAWIAQLKPADYPIEYKLLGYTPEPWSALKCALLLKAMTSTLASGADDLQMSNIQQVFGRAVTNDLFPDYPTHEDPIIPPGTKWDFKPLAIPKPPDSPSVANPIAMNWPVGNPEIGSNNWAVSAQKSATGYPILANDPHLTLSLPSIWYQIQLVSPTMNACGVSLPGSPGVIIGFNKDIAWGVTNVGADVLDFYKIRFRDARKEEYLHGGVWKPVRRRLEVIKVKGKPDVIDTVYYTHHGPIVNQAGQRGFRANIPSGYAARWIAHEPTNELHCYYILNRAKNYDDYVRSLAYYGAPAQNFIFADVHKDIAISPNGKFPLKWKEQGKYLLDGTNPANDWQGWIPAAQNPRVKNPPRGFVSSANQFSTDPTYPYYINWQFAPAERGIRINQRLAAMQHVTTDSMRRLQNDVYNLRAAMSLPKLLSNINAQALTGEYAKVFAILNDWKYQNDTSSIGATIFTEWNRQLTDAIWKDEFDRGDTVLMRLPSFDRTLTLIERDPKSHWFDNVKTKPVESLADVLTSSLRATCDSLIKKHGPVGPSWEWSRHKATAIRHLVPGLDAFSALHVQMGGGSNIVNATTERTGPSWRMVVELGPTPRAYGVYPGGQSGNPGNPNYQNMIETWRQGQLNELVYLQTAQDKNPHLKRKLILN, encoded by the coding sequence ATGCGCTATTTAAAAGCTGTACTCATTTCGTTAGTTACCGTTCTTCTTATCTGGGCATTAAATCGATCCTGGGGTGCCGTTCCGGCCTTTGGGGCTTTGCTGAGTCCGTTTACCGGATTTTGGCAAAATGCTGAATCTGTACGCGACTCCGATGAGGAAATCGACTTAAAAGGTACTCAGGCTCCTGTTACGGTTGTCTTCGACGATATGGCCGTACCACACGTTTTTGCACAGAACGATCACGACGTCTATTTTGCTCAGGGTTACCTTACGGCCCGCGATCGGCTTTGGCAAATGGAATTTCAGACTCATGCTGCTGCTGGTCGTCTCTCTGAAGTGGTTGGCGAACGAGCGCTTCCCCTCGATCGGTTCAACCGGGAAATCGGGATGGGGTATGGGGCCGAACAGGCGCTGAAAGCAATGATGAGCGACGATACGGCGAAGCTGATTGTGGAAGCTTATACGGCAGGTGTAAATGCCTGGATTGCACAACTGAAACCCGCCGATTATCCCATCGAATATAAATTGCTGGGGTATACACCTGAACCCTGGTCGGCATTGAAATGTGCCTTGTTGCTCAAAGCTATGACCAGCACGTTGGCCAGCGGAGCCGATGACCTCCAAATGAGTAATATACAACAGGTATTTGGAAGGGCTGTTACCAATGATCTCTTTCCGGACTATCCTACTCACGAAGACCCAATTATTCCGCCCGGAACAAAATGGGATTTCAAACCATTGGCGATTCCTAAACCGCCCGATTCGCCATCGGTAGCGAACCCAATTGCAATGAACTGGCCCGTCGGCAATCCAGAAATTGGGAGTAATAACTGGGCCGTAAGTGCTCAGAAATCGGCTACAGGGTATCCCATTCTGGCCAACGATCCACACCTGACACTGAGTTTGCCATCAATCTGGTACCAAATTCAACTGGTTTCGCCAACGATGAATGCCTGCGGAGTATCGCTGCCGGGTTCGCCAGGTGTTATTATTGGATTCAATAAAGACATTGCCTGGGGAGTTACCAATGTTGGTGCCGATGTGCTTGATTTCTATAAAATCCGGTTTCGCGATGCACGCAAAGAGGAATACCTTCATGGGGGAGTCTGGAAACCCGTTCGGCGCCGGCTCGAAGTAATTAAAGTAAAAGGCAAACCCGATGTGATCGATACCGTATATTACACTCACCACGGACCTATAGTCAATCAGGCTGGGCAGCGTGGTTTTCGGGCTAACATTCCGTCGGGCTATGCTGCCCGCTGGATTGCACACGAACCTACCAACGAATTACACTGCTACTATATCCTGAACCGGGCCAAAAACTATGACGACTACGTTCGGTCATTAGCTTATTATGGAGCGCCCGCTCAGAACTTTATTTTTGCCGATGTACATAAAGACATTGCTATTTCGCCAAACGGTAAGTTTCCGTTGAAGTGGAAAGAACAGGGAAAGTATCTGCTCGATGGTACTAATCCGGCCAATGACTGGCAGGGCTGGATTCCGGCCGCACAAAATCCGCGCGTGAAAAATCCGCCCAGAGGTTTTGTCAGTTCTGCCAATCAGTTTTCGACAGATCCTACCTATCCTTACTATATTAACTGGCAATTTGCTCCGGCCGAGCGTGGAATACGAATTAACCAGCGCCTGGCAGCAATGCAGCACGTTACGACCGATAGTATGCGTCGGTTACAAAACGATGTGTACAATTTGAGGGCTGCGATGTCTCTTCCTAAACTGCTCTCAAACATTAATGCACAGGCACTAACGGGTGAGTATGCTAAGGTTTTTGCTATACTTAACGATTGGAAATACCAGAATGACACCAGCTCAATTGGGGCAACGATCTTTACAGAATGGAACCGTCAGTTGACCGACGCTATCTGGAAAGATGAATTTGACCGGGGCGATACTGTGCTGATGCGTCTGCCCAGCTTCGATCGAACACTGACCCTTATTGAGCGCGACCCTAAATCACATTGGTTCGATAACGTAAAAACAAAACCAGTTGAAAGCCTGGCCGATGTGTTAACCAGCAGTTTGCGGGCCACCTGCGATTCGCTCATAAAAAAACACGGTCCTGTTGGACCATCCTGGGAGTGGAGCAGGCATAAGGCAACAGCGATTCGGCATCTGGTGCCGGGCCTGGATGCCTTCAGTGCTTTACATGTGCAAATGGGTGGAGGTAGTAATATTGTGAACGCTACTACCGAACGAACCGGCCCTTCGTGGCGAATGGTTGTTGAGCTGGGGCCAACTCCCAGAGCTTATGGCGTGTATCCGGGGGGGCAGTCGGGCAATCCGGGCAATCCCAACTATCAGAACATGATCGAAACCTGGCGCCAGGGCCAACTCAACGAACTGGTTTATTTACAAACGGCGCAGGATAAAAATCCGCATCTGAAACGCAAGTTGATTCTTAACTAG
- a CDS encoding RNA polymerase sigma-70 factor produces MELTDTELTLRLKQHDEAAFETLFRRYYHYLYSISIQYVKDPALAEDALQEVYLKLWTHREQLDESQSVRNYLATAMRHQMINMLRDEKRAILRHLSHQSTQPDVDTSTEEALVLSEYGSVVLDGLRQLSAQRRLVFILRSEKGLTNEEVASQLEISINTAKVQYYHACRFLRDYLRQHAGIEAMIVWLAVFCN; encoded by the coding sequence ATGGAACTGACGGATACGGAATTGACGCTTCGTTTGAAACAGCACGATGAGGCTGCGTTCGAAACTTTGTTTCGGCGATATTACCATTATCTGTACAGCATTTCAATTCAATACGTGAAAGATCCAGCCCTTGCCGAAGATGCCCTCCAGGAGGTGTACCTGAAGCTTTGGACTCATCGCGAACAATTAGACGAATCGCAATCGGTTAGAAACTATCTCGCAACAGCTATGCGCCACCAAATGATCAATATGCTTCGCGACGAAAAGCGGGCTATTTTGCGCCACCTCAGCCACCAGTCGACTCAACCAGATGTAGACACATCAACCGAAGAAGCGCTGGTACTGAGCGAATATGGGTCGGTAGTGCTCGATGGACTGCGGCAGCTTTCTGCCCAACGCCGGTTGGTATTTATTTTACGTTCAGAAAAAGGACTGACAAACGAAGAAGTTGCCTCGCAGCTTGAGATTTCCATAAACACCGCTAAAGTTCAGTATTATCATGCCTGCCGTTTTCTGCGCGATTACCTGCGGCAACATGCCGGCATTGAAGCCATGATTGTTTGGCTGGCCGTTTTTTGTAATTAA